The Leclercia sp. S52 genome has a segment encoding these proteins:
- a CDS encoding Gfo/Idh/MocA family oxidoreductase → MKTYALVGTGGRAGLYISAIGGTWRENARMVAFCDTNTTRMHYANQLLKNEGAAPVSTWQAAQFEEMIRETRPDVVIVTTMDRTHDDYIVRALHAGCDVITEKPMTIDEQRALRILDAIEETGRSVRVAFNYRYAPHHSKVRELLIQGTIGKVTSVHFEWLLNTEHGADYFRRWHREKRNSGGLLVHKSTHHFDLMNFWLGSYPERVYAEGSLQFYGRENAEKRGVTQFYPRAHGFAEAKADPFALQMAENAQLKALYLDAEHEDNYFRDQSVFSDGITIEDTMSVLVKYQNQVQLTYSLNAYLPWEGLNVVFNGTEGRLEMKIVEKSYVNAGGKRENEGSLEQCDLTVFPMFAEPWKAEFSLGEGGHGGGDNAMLADLFGTPGHDPLQRAADHRAGAMSILTGIAGNISMQQQRPVNFKEFELVSRLKKR, encoded by the coding sequence ATGAAAACTTATGCTCTGGTAGGAACCGGTGGACGCGCAGGTTTATATATTTCCGCCATCGGTGGCACCTGGCGGGAAAATGCCAGAATGGTCGCGTTCTGCGATACCAACACCACGCGCATGCACTACGCTAATCAGCTATTAAAAAACGAAGGGGCAGCGCCGGTCTCCACCTGGCAGGCTGCGCAGTTTGAGGAGATGATCCGCGAGACGCGCCCTGATGTGGTTATTGTCACCACCATGGACCGCACTCACGACGACTACATCGTTCGCGCCCTGCACGCCGGCTGCGATGTGATCACCGAAAAGCCGATGACCATCGACGAACAGCGCGCCCTGCGCATTCTCGACGCCATCGAAGAGACCGGTCGCAGCGTGCGCGTGGCCTTCAACTACCGCTACGCCCCGCACCACAGCAAGGTGCGCGAGCTGCTGATTCAGGGGACGATTGGCAAGGTCACCTCGGTGCACTTCGAGTGGCTGCTCAACACCGAACACGGCGCGGACTACTTCCGCCGCTGGCACCGGGAAAAACGCAACAGCGGCGGCCTGCTGGTGCATAAATCCACCCACCACTTCGACCTGATGAATTTCTGGCTCGGCAGCTATCCGGAACGGGTTTACGCCGAAGGCAGCCTGCAGTTCTACGGCCGGGAGAACGCGGAGAAGCGCGGGGTGACACAATTCTACCCGCGCGCCCACGGCTTTGCCGAAGCGAAAGCGGATCCCTTTGCCCTGCAGATGGCAGAGAACGCCCAGCTCAAAGCGCTCTATCTCGATGCAGAACATGAAGATAACTACTTCCGCGACCAGAGCGTGTTCAGCGACGGCATCACCATCGAAGACACGATGTCAGTGTTGGTGAAGTACCAGAACCAGGTCCAGCTCACCTACTCCCTCAACGCCTACCTGCCGTGGGAAGGGCTGAACGTGGTCTTTAACGGCACCGAAGGCCGCCTGGAGATGAAGATCGTCGAGAAATCCTACGTCAACGCCGGGGGCAAGCGCGAAAACGAGGGCAGCCTCGAGCAGTGCGATCTCACCGTCTTCCCGATGTTTGCCGAACCCTGGAAAGCGGAGTTCAGCCTCGGCGAGGGGGGCCACGGCGGCGGCGACAACGCCATGCTGGCCGACCTGTTCGGTACGCCGGGCCATGACCCGCTGCAGCGCGCCGCCGACCACCGCGCCGGGGCGATGTCCATCCTCACCGGGATTGCGGGCAATATCTCCATGCAGCAGCAGCGTCCGGTCAACTTTAAGGAGTTTGAGCTGGTTTCCCGTCTGAAGAAGCGCTAA
- the actP gene encoding cation/acetate symporter ActP, translating into MKRVLTALAATLPFAANAADAITGAVERQPTNWQAIVMFLIFVVLTLYITYWASKRVRSRNDYYTAGGNITGFQNGLAIAGDFMSAASFLGISALVYTSGYDGLIYSLGFLVGWPIILFLIAERLRNLGRYTFADVASYRLKQGPIRTLSACGSLVVVALYLIAQMVGAGKLIQLLFGLNYHIAVVLVGVLMVMYVLFGGMLATTWVQIIKAVLLLFGASFMAFMVMKHVGFSFNNLFSEAMAVHPKGEAIMSPGGLVKDPISALSLGLGLMFGTAGLPHILMRFFTVSDAREARKSVLYATGFMGYFYILTFIIGFGAIMLVGANPAFKDAAGALIGGNNMAAVHLADAVGGNLFLGFISAVAFATILAVVAGLTLAGASAVSHDLYANVWRKGASERDELKVSKITVLILGVVAILLGILFENQNIAFMVGLAFSIAASCNFPIILLSMYWSKLTTRGAMVGGWLGLLTAVILMILGPTIWVQILGHEKALFPYEYPALFSIAVAFIGIWFFSATDNSPEGNLEREKFRAQFIRSQTGLGVEQGRAH; encoded by the coding sequence ATGAAGCGAGTTCTGACGGCGCTTGCCGCCACCCTCCCCTTTGCGGCAAATGCCGCCGATGCCATTACCGGCGCCGTTGAACGCCAGCCAACCAACTGGCAGGCGATTGTGATGTTCCTGATCTTCGTGGTGCTGACGCTGTATATCACTTACTGGGCGTCGAAACGCGTGCGCTCCCGTAACGATTACTACACGGCGGGCGGCAACATTACCGGCTTCCAGAACGGGCTGGCGATCGCGGGCGACTTTATGTCGGCGGCCTCCTTCCTCGGGATCTCCGCGCTGGTCTACACCTCCGGCTACGACGGGCTGATTTATTCCCTCGGCTTCCTCGTCGGCTGGCCCATTATTCTGTTCCTGATCGCCGAACGTCTGCGTAACCTCGGGCGTTATACCTTTGCCGACGTGGCCTCCTATCGCCTGAAGCAGGGACCGATCCGTACCCTCTCCGCCTGCGGCTCGCTGGTGGTGGTGGCTCTGTACCTGATTGCCCAGATGGTGGGTGCCGGTAAACTCATCCAGCTGCTGTTCGGCCTGAACTACCATATCGCGGTGGTGCTGGTGGGCGTGCTGATGGTGATGTACGTCCTGTTTGGCGGCATGCTTGCCACCACCTGGGTGCAGATCATCAAAGCCGTGCTGCTGCTGTTCGGCGCCAGCTTTATGGCCTTTATGGTCATGAAGCACGTCGGATTCAGCTTCAACAACCTGTTCAGCGAAGCGATGGCGGTCCACCCGAAAGGGGAAGCGATCATGAGCCCGGGCGGGCTGGTGAAAGATCCGATCTCGGCGCTGTCGTTAGGCCTCGGCCTGATGTTTGGTACCGCAGGTCTGCCGCACATCCTGATGCGTTTCTTCACTGTGTCAGATGCGCGTGAAGCGCGTAAGAGCGTGCTCTACGCCACCGGCTTTATGGGTTACTTCTACATCCTGACCTTTATCATCGGCTTCGGCGCCATCATGCTGGTGGGCGCTAACCCGGCGTTCAAAGACGCGGCGGGCGCGCTGATTGGCGGCAACAACATGGCAGCGGTGCATCTGGCTGACGCGGTGGGTGGCAACCTGTTCCTCGGCTTTATCTCCGCCGTGGCCTTCGCCACTATCCTGGCGGTGGTCGCAGGCCTGACGCTGGCCGGTGCTTCGGCGGTCTCCCATGACCTCTATGCCAACGTCTGGCGTAAAGGGGCCTCCGAGCGCGATGAGCTGAAAGTCTCCAAAATCACCGTGCTGATCCTGGGCGTGGTGGCGATCCTGCTGGGTATTCTGTTCGAGAACCAGAACATCGCCTTTATGGTGGGACTGGCCTTCTCCATTGCCGCCAGCTGTAACTTCCCGATCATCCTGCTCTCCATGTACTGGTCAAAACTGACCACCCGTGGGGCGATGGTGGGCGGCTGGCTGGGCCTGCTGACCGCGGTGATCCTGATGATCCTCGGCCCAACCATCTGGGTGCAGATCCTCGGCCACGAAAAAGCCCTCTTCCCTTACGAATACCCGGCGCTGTTCTCCATTGCCGTGGCGTTCATTGGGATCTGGTTCTTCTCCGCCACGGATAACTCGCCGGAAGGGAATCTGGAGCGTGAGAAGTTCCGCGCTCAGTTTATCCGTTCCCAGACCGGCCTGGGTGTCGAACAGGGCCGCGCGCATTAA
- a CDS encoding DUF485 domain-containing protein, protein MNDNICQQIENSAHYRELVDKRQRFAFTLSIIMLIIYVGFILLIAFAPHWLGTPLHAGTSVTRGIPIGIGVIVISFVLTAVYVIRANGEFDRLNKAVLREVKAS, encoded by the coding sequence ATGAATGACAATATTTGTCAGCAGATAGAGAATAGTGCGCACTACAGGGAGCTCGTCGATAAGCGGCAACGGTTTGCCTTCACTTTATCTATCATCATGTTAATCATTTACGTCGGCTTTATTCTGCTGATCGCCTTCGCCCCTCACTGGCTGGGCACCCCCTTACATGCCGGGACCAGCGTCACCCGCGGCATCCCTATCGGTATCGGGGTGATTGTCATTTCGTTCGTGCTGACCGCCGTGTACGTCATTCGTGCTAACGGTGAATTTGATCGTCTGAATAAAGCGGTTCTGCGTGAGGTAAAAGCATCATGA
- the acs gene encoding acetate--CoA ligase: MSQVHKHDIPANIADRCLINPEQYQEKYQLSITNPDAFWGEQGKILDWITPYQTVKNTSFAPGNVSIKWYEDGTLNLAANCLDRHLAERGDQTAIIWEGDDATQSKNITYRELHRDVCRFANVLLAQGIKKGDVVAIYMPMVPEAAVAMLACARIGAVHSVIFGGFSPEAVAGRIIDSSSKLVITADEGVRAGRAVPLKKNVDDALKNPNVNSVNSVIVLKRTGNAIEWHEGRDLWWSDLIEQASDQHQPEAMNAEDPLFILYTSGSTGKPKGVLHTTGGYLVYAATTFKYVFDYHQGDIYWCTADVGWVTGHSYLLYGPLACGATTLMFEGVPNWPTPARMSQVVDKHQVNILYTAPTAIRALMAEGDKAIEGTDRSSLRILGSVGEPINPEAWEWYWKKIGNEKCPVVDTWWQTETGGFMITPLPGATQLKAGSATRPFFGVQPALVDNEGNPLEGATEGNLVITDSWPGQARTLFGDHDRFEQTYFSTFKNMYFSGDGARRDEDGYYWITGRVDDVLNVSGHRLGTAEIESALVSHPKIAEAAVVGIPHSIKGQAIYAYVTLNHGEEPSPELYTEVRNWVRKEIGPLATPDVLHWTDSLPKTRSGKIMRRILRKIAAGDTSNLGDTSTLADPGVVDKLLEEKQAIAMPS, translated from the coding sequence ATGAGCCAGGTCCATAAACACGACATTCCCGCAAATATTGCGGACCGCTGCCTGATTAACCCGGAGCAGTACCAGGAGAAGTATCAACTGTCTATTACCAACCCTGACGCCTTCTGGGGCGAGCAGGGCAAAATCCTTGACTGGATCACCCCGTATCAGACGGTCAAGAACACCTCTTTTGCGCCCGGCAACGTCTCTATTAAATGGTATGAAGACGGCACGCTGAACCTCGCCGCCAACTGCCTGGATCGTCACCTCGCCGAGCGCGGCGACCAGACGGCGATTATCTGGGAGGGCGATGACGCCACCCAGAGCAAAAATATCACCTACCGTGAACTGCACCGCGATGTCTGCCGCTTTGCCAATGTGCTGCTGGCACAGGGCATCAAAAAAGGCGACGTGGTGGCTATTTATATGCCGATGGTGCCGGAAGCGGCCGTGGCGATGCTGGCCTGCGCCCGTATCGGCGCCGTGCACTCCGTGATCTTCGGCGGCTTCTCGCCGGAAGCGGTCGCCGGACGCATTATCGACTCCAGCTCAAAACTGGTGATCACTGCCGATGAAGGCGTGCGTGCTGGTCGTGCCGTTCCGCTGAAAAAGAACGTCGACGACGCGCTGAAAAACCCGAATGTGAACAGCGTTAACAGCGTGATTGTGCTGAAGCGCACCGGCAATGCCATTGAATGGCATGAAGGCCGCGACCTGTGGTGGAGCGACCTGATCGAGCAGGCCAGCGACCAGCACCAGCCGGAAGCGATGAACGCGGAAGATCCGCTCTTTATCCTTTATACCTCCGGATCCACCGGCAAGCCGAAGGGTGTGCTGCACACCACCGGCGGCTATCTGGTCTATGCCGCGACCACCTTCAAGTATGTCTTTGATTATCATCAGGGCGATATCTACTGGTGTACCGCCGACGTGGGCTGGGTCACCGGTCACAGCTACCTGCTGTACGGCCCGCTGGCCTGCGGCGCGACCACCCTGATGTTCGAAGGGGTGCCCAACTGGCCGACCCCGGCGCGCATGAGCCAGGTGGTGGATAAGCATCAGGTTAATATTCTCTACACCGCTCCAACCGCCATCCGCGCCCTGATGGCCGAAGGCGACAAGGCGATTGAAGGGACCGACCGCTCCTCCCTGCGCATCCTCGGATCCGTGGGCGAGCCGATCAACCCGGAAGCCTGGGAGTGGTACTGGAAGAAGATCGGTAACGAGAAGTGCCCGGTGGTCGACACCTGGTGGCAGACCGAAACCGGCGGGTTCATGATCACCCCGCTGCCGGGCGCTACCCAGCTAAAAGCCGGCTCCGCGACCCGTCCGTTCTTTGGCGTCCAGCCTGCGCTGGTGGATAACGAAGGTAACCCGCTGGAAGGGGCCACCGAGGGCAACCTGGTCATCACCGACTCCTGGCCGGGCCAGGCGCGAACCCTGTTTGGCGATCACGATCGCTTCGAGCAGACCTACTTCTCCACCTTCAAAAACATGTACTTCAGCGGCGACGGCGCGCGTCGTGATGAAGATGGTTACTACTGGATCACCGGGCGCGTGGACGACGTGCTGAACGTCTCCGGCCACCGTCTGGGGACCGCCGAGATTGAATCGGCGCTGGTGTCGCATCCGAAGATTGCCGAAGCGGCGGTCGTCGGTATTCCGCACAGCATCAAAGGCCAGGCGATCTACGCCTACGTCACCCTGAACCATGGCGAAGAGCCGTCACCGGAGCTGTATACCGAAGTGCGTAACTGGGTGCGTAAAGAGATTGGCCCGCTTGCCACCCCGGACGTGCTGCACTGGACCGACTCGCTGCCGAAAACACGCTCCGGCAAGATCATGCGCCGCATTCTGCGCAAAATCGCCGCGGGGGATACCAGCAACTTAGGAGATACCTCAACGCTCGCCGATCCTGGCGTGGTTGACAAACTGCTCGAAGAGAAGCAGGCCATCGCCATGCCATCGTAA
- the gltP gene encoding glutamate/aspartate:proton symporter GltP produces MKNLKVSLAWQILLALVLGILLGSYLHYHSDSREWLIANLLSPAGDIFIHLIKMIVVPIVISTLVVGIAGVGDAKQLGRIGAKTILYFEVITTVAIVLGITLANVFQPGAGIDMSQLATVDISKYQSTTADVQSHAHGLMGTILSLVPTNIVASMAKGEMLPIIFFSVLFGLGLSSLPATHREPLVTVFRSISETMFKVTHMVMRYAPVGVFALIAVTVANFGFASLWPLAKLVLLVHFAILFFALVVLGLVARMCGLSIWILIRILKDELILAYSTASSESVLPRIIEKMEAYGAPASITSFVVPTGYSFNLDGSTLYQSIAAIFIAQLYGIDLSLWQEIVLVLTLMVTSKGIAGVPGVSFVVLLATLGSVGIPLEGLAFIAGVDRILDMARTALNVVGNALAVLVIAKWEHKFDRKKALAYERDVLGRFDKTADQ; encoded by the coding sequence ATGAAAAATTTGAAAGTCAGCCTGGCCTGGCAAATTTTGCTGGCCCTTGTGCTGGGTATCTTGCTGGGTAGTTATCTGCATTATCACAGTGACAGCCGCGAATGGCTGATCGCCAACTTACTGTCGCCTGCGGGTGATATCTTTATCCATCTGATCAAGATGATTGTGGTGCCGATTGTCATCTCGACGCTGGTGGTAGGGATTGCCGGGGTCGGTGACGCGAAGCAGCTTGGCCGCATCGGCGCAAAAACCATCCTTTATTTCGAAGTGATCACTACGGTGGCGATCGTTCTCGGCATCACGCTGGCGAATGTGTTCCAGCCTGGCGCGGGCATTGATATGTCGCAGCTGGCGACGGTGGATATTTCGAAATACCAAAGCACGACCGCAGATGTGCAAAGCCATGCTCATGGCCTGATGGGGACCATCCTGTCGCTGGTGCCGACCAACATCGTAGCGTCGATGGCGAAGGGCGAAATGCTGCCGATCATCTTCTTCTCGGTGCTGTTTGGTCTGGGACTCTCTTCTCTGCCAGCGACGCATCGCGAACCACTGGTGACCGTGTTCCGCTCTATCTCCGAAACCATGTTTAAAGTGACCCACATGGTGATGCGCTACGCGCCGGTAGGGGTGTTTGCGCTTATCGCCGTCACCGTGGCGAACTTCGGTTTTGCCTCCCTGTGGCCGCTGGCGAAGCTGGTGCTGCTGGTGCACTTCGCGATCCTGTTCTTCGCCCTGGTGGTGCTGGGGCTGGTGGCGCGGATGTGTGGCCTGAGCATCTGGATCCTGATCCGCATCCTGAAAGACGAGCTGATTCTGGCGTACTCCACCGCCAGCTCCGAGAGCGTGCTGCCGCGTATTATTGAGAAGATGGAAGCCTACGGGGCGCCTGCGTCGATCACCAGCTTCGTGGTGCCGACAGGTTACTCGTTCAACCTCGACGGCTCTACGCTGTACCAGAGTATCGCGGCGATCTTTATTGCCCAGCTGTACGGTATCGACCTCTCCCTGTGGCAGGAGATCGTGCTGGTGCTGACGCTGATGGTGACCTCAAAAGGGATTGCCGGCGTACCGGGCGTCTCCTTTGTGGTGCTGCTGGCGACCCTGGGAAGCGTGGGTATTCCGCTGGAAGGACTGGCGTTTATCGCCGGTGTTGACCGTATCCTCGACATGGCGCGTACCGCGCTGAACGTGGTGGGTAATGCGCTGGCGGTGCTGGTGATTGCCAAGTGGGAACACAAGTTCGACCGCAAGAAAGCCCTGGCGTATGAACGCGATGTGCTGGGTCGTTTCGATAAAACCGCAGACCAGTAA
- a CDS encoding tetratricopeptide repeat protein — protein MKPLYLLLILFSSLAGAEEIGSQYLKQAEAGDSRAQYYLAETYYSSGDDKQAETWAEKAAKNGDVDAMALLSQIKFKHGDLAQAKGLAQQATVAGSSPGAVMLARLLVNTRAGKTDYPQALSLLHKVAENTEDDAAVDAQLLLGLIYANGVEVAQDDVQAARWFKQSSTLSRTGYAEYWAGQVFQQGEDGFITPNKQKALYWLNLSCSEGFDTGCEEFEALSGE, from the coding sequence ATGAAACCTCTTTATCTGTTGTTGATCCTGTTTTCTTCCCTGGCAGGCGCCGAGGAGATTGGCAGCCAGTATTTGAAGCAGGCTGAGGCGGGCGACAGCCGGGCTCAGTATTACCTTGCCGAAACGTATTACAGTTCGGGTGATGATAAGCAGGCCGAAACCTGGGCCGAAAAAGCCGCCAAAAACGGCGACGTGGATGCCATGGCGCTGCTGTCGCAAATCAAGTTTAAGCACGGCGATCTGGCGCAAGCGAAAGGGCTGGCGCAGCAGGCTACCGTGGCGGGCAGCTCGCCAGGTGCGGTAATGCTGGCGCGGTTGCTGGTCAATACACGGGCCGGAAAAACCGATTACCCGCAGGCGCTGAGTTTGCTGCATAAAGTGGCAGAGAATACCGAAGATGACGCCGCCGTTGATGCCCAGCTGCTGCTGGGGCTGATCTACGCCAACGGCGTGGAGGTGGCGCAGGATGATGTCCAGGCCGCGCGGTGGTTTAAGCAGAGTTCCACCCTCTCGCGTACGGGTTACGCGGAGTACTGGGCAGGTCAGGTGTTTCAGCAGGGCGAGGACGGGTTTATCACCCCGAATAAACAGAAGGCGCTGTACTGGTTAAATCTGAGCTGTAGCGAAGGCTTTGATACCGGCTGCGAGGAGTTTGAGGCGTTAAGCGGAGAGTAG
- a CDS encoding Hok/Gef family protein: MTPLKAALGIIFIICLTIGIFTFINRGKLCELTIKTKQHEVAAKLACAAG; encoded by the coding sequence ATGACGCCATTAAAAGCAGCGTTAGGGATAATATTTATTATCTGTCTGACCATCGGGATATTCACCTTTATTAATCGCGGGAAGTTATGCGAACTGACAATAAAGACGAAACAACACGAAGTGGCGGCTAAATTAGCCTGCGCAGCAGGCTAA
- the fdhF gene encoding formate dehydrogenase subunit alpha, with amino-acid sequence MKNVITVCPYCASGCKINLVVDNGNIVRAEAAEGKTNQGTLCLKGYYGWDFINDTQILTPRLKTPMIRRVRGGRLEAVSWEEALDYVAHRLSEIKAQHGPDAIMTTGSSRGTGNETNYIMQKFARAVIGTNNVDCCARVUHGPSVAGLHQSVGNGAMSNAINEIDDTDLVFIFGYNPADSHPIVANHILRAKQNGAKIIVCDPRRIETARIADMHIALRNGSNIALLNAIGHVIIAEERYDRAFVATRTEGFDAYRQIVERYTPESVEAITGVSAREIRQAARLYAGAKTATLLWGMGVTQFWQGVETVRALTSLAMLTGNLGKAHVGVNPVRGQNNVQGACDMGALPDTYPGYQFVKFPENREKFARAWGVESLPAHPGYRISELPHRVAHKEVRAAYIMGEDPLQTDAELSAVRKAFEDLELVIVQDIFMTKTAAVADVVLPSTSWGEHEGVYTAADRGFQRFFKAVEPKWDLKTDWQIISEIATRMGYPMHYDNTQQIWDELRQLCPGFKGATYEKMGELGYIQWPCRDASPEDQGTSYLFEEKFDTPNGLAQFFTCDWMAPIDKLSPEYPLVLSTVREVGHYSCRSMTGNCAALSALADEPGYAQINTEDAKQLGIEDEALVWVTSRKGRVITRAQVSDRPNVGAVYMTYQWWIGACNELVTENLSPITKTPEYKYCAVRVEPIADQAAAEQYVIDEYNKLKKALRETAMG; translated from the coding sequence ATGAAAAACGTCATCACGGTGTGCCCCTATTGCGCCTCAGGATGCAAAATCAACCTGGTGGTCGATAACGGCAACATCGTCCGGGCGGAGGCGGCCGAAGGGAAAACCAACCAGGGCACGCTGTGCCTGAAGGGCTATTACGGCTGGGATTTTATCAACGACACCCAAATCCTCACCCCGCGGCTGAAAACCCCGATGATCCGGCGCGTTCGCGGCGGCAGGCTGGAGGCTGTCTCCTGGGAGGAGGCGCTGGACTATGTTGCCCACCGGCTCAGCGAAATTAAAGCGCAGCACGGTCCGGATGCGATTATGACCACCGGCTCCTCGCGCGGCACCGGGAATGAAACCAACTACATCATGCAAAAATTTGCCCGCGCGGTGATTGGCACCAATAACGTCGACTGCTGCGCACGCGTCTGACACGGCCCCTCGGTTGCAGGTCTGCACCAGTCGGTCGGAAATGGCGCCATGAGCAATGCCATCAACGAGATTGATGACACCGATCTGGTGTTTATTTTTGGCTATAACCCGGCGGATTCGCACCCCATCGTCGCCAATCACATTCTGCGCGCGAAGCAGAACGGGGCAAAAATTATCGTCTGCGATCCGCGGCGCATCGAAACCGCGCGTATTGCCGATATGCACATCGCGTTGCGAAACGGTTCGAACATCGCCCTGCTCAATGCTATCGGCCACGTGATTATTGCCGAGGAGCGCTACGATCGGGCCTTCGTTGCGACCCGCACGGAAGGCTTTGATGCGTATCGTCAGATTGTCGAACGCTACACGCCGGAGTCGGTCGAGGCCATTACCGGCGTAAGCGCGCGGGAGATCCGCCAGGCGGCGCGACTGTATGCCGGAGCGAAAACGGCTACCCTGCTGTGGGGAATGGGCGTTACGCAGTTCTGGCAGGGGGTGGAGACCGTGCGCGCGCTCACCAGCCTCGCCATGCTGACCGGCAACCTCGGCAAAGCCCACGTCGGGGTCAACCCGGTGCGCGGGCAGAATAATGTGCAGGGTGCCTGCGACATGGGGGCGCTGCCGGATACCTATCCGGGCTACCAGTTTGTTAAATTCCCGGAAAACCGCGAGAAATTCGCCAGGGCCTGGGGCGTTGAGAGCCTGCCGGCGCACCCCGGCTACCGTATCAGCGAGCTGCCGCACCGCGTGGCCCATAAAGAGGTGCGGGCGGCGTATATTATGGGTGAAGATCCGCTCCAGACCGATGCCGAACTTTCGGCGGTGCGGAAGGCGTTTGAGGATCTTGAGCTGGTGATTGTCCAGGATATCTTTATGACCAAAACCGCAGCGGTGGCGGACGTTGTCCTGCCCTCCACCTCCTGGGGCGAGCATGAAGGGGTCTACACCGCGGCCGATCGCGGCTTCCAGCGCTTCTTCAAGGCCGTCGAGCCGAAGTGGGATTTGAAAACCGACTGGCAGATCATCAGCGAGATTGCGACCCGGATGGGTTATCCGATGCATTACGACAACACGCAGCAAATCTGGGATGAGCTGCGCCAGCTGTGTCCGGGCTTTAAAGGGGCGACCTACGAGAAGATGGGCGAGCTGGGCTATATCCAGTGGCCGTGCCGGGACGCGTCGCCGGAGGATCAGGGCACTTCTTACCTGTTCGAGGAGAAATTCGATACCCCGAACGGGCTGGCGCAGTTCTTCACCTGCGACTGGATGGCGCCGATCGACAAGCTGTCGCCAGAGTATCCGTTGGTGCTCTCTACCGTGCGCGAAGTGGGTCACTACTCCTGCCGCTCGATGACCGGCAACTGTGCCGCCCTGTCGGCGCTGGCCGATGAGCCCGGCTACGCGCAGATCAACACCGAGGATGCCAAACAGCTGGGCATTGAGGATGAGGCGCTGGTGTGGGTCACTTCACGTAAAGGTCGGGTTATCACCCGCGCCCAGGTAAGCGATCGGCCTAACGTCGGGGCGGTATACATGACCTATCAGTGGTGGATCGGGGCCTGCAACGAGCTGGTGACAGAAAACCTGAGCCCAATAACCAAAACGCCGGAATATAAATATTGTGCCGTGCGCGTCGAGCCGATAGCGGATCAGGCTGCCGCCGAGCAATATGTAATTGATGAATATAATAAGCTGAAAAAAGCGTTACGGGAAACCGCGATGGGTTGA
- a CDS encoding response regulator, with protein sequence MKPAILVVDDDTAVCELLQDVLNEHVFTVHVCHNGQDALRLAQQVPEIALVLLDMMLPDINGLQVLQQLQKQRPELPVIMLTGLGSESDVVVGLEMGADDYIGKPFNPRVVVARVKAVLRRTGALAAEPVVARTAGIGFNGWTLDTTRCELIDPQRGVVALTQGEYGLLLALTQNARRVLSREQLLELTHSESAEVFDRTIDVLIMRLRRKIEINPHQPLLIKTIRGLGYVFAADVQHGDRAA encoded by the coding sequence ATGAAACCAGCAATTCTGGTGGTCGATGACGACACCGCGGTCTGCGAACTGTTGCAGGATGTGCTCAACGAGCACGTCTTCACGGTGCATGTGTGCCACAACGGCCAGGATGCTCTGCGGCTGGCGCAGCAGGTACCGGAGATCGCGCTGGTGTTGCTGGATATGATGCTGCCGGATATCAACGGCCTGCAGGTGCTCCAGCAGCTGCAAAAGCAGCGCCCGGAGCTGCCGGTGATTATGCTCACCGGCCTCGGCAGTGAATCGGACGTGGTGGTGGGCCTCGAAATGGGGGCAGATGATTACATCGGCAAACCCTTCAACCCCCGGGTGGTGGTGGCGCGGGTCAAAGCCGTGCTGCGCCGCACCGGCGCGCTGGCGGCCGAACCGGTCGTTGCGCGGACGGCCGGGATCGGCTTTAACGGCTGGACCCTGGATACCACCCGCTGTGAACTGATTGACCCTCAGCGCGGCGTGGTCGCCCTGACCCAGGGCGAGTACGGTTTACTCCTGGCCCTGACGCAAAACGCCCGGCGGGTGCTGAGCCGTGAACAGCTGCTGGAGCTGACCCACAGCGAAAGCGCGGAGGTGTTCGATCGCACCATCGACGTGCTGATCATGCGCCTGCGCCGCAAAATCGAAATCAACCCCCATCAGCCGCTGCTGATTAAAACCATCCGCGGGCTGGGCTACGTCTTTGCCGCCGACGTGCAGCACGGCGACAGGGCGGCTTAG